In Paraflavitalea devenefica, the following are encoded in one genomic region:
- a CDS encoding T9SS type A sorting domain-containing protein, with protein sequence MKTYLPVQPLLLCICLLALLRKAEAQATVQTGKSYVNITKGLNGGTIEPGDTLEIRATIAVSAGNITRVHYVDTIPANTTYIPGSLKILTNEGLSFKSYSDASGDDPAYFNPAGYLRINLGSTYNNGGAVNPGGNCTNTTPWAAPDGGTIQSNRGRPSFFGNTCILSASFRVQVNTGLAYGTLINIRGGSFYFRNNSTVNQSRPCSPYQAALKANAGLCPNAIGANAVIDYGGTFGSGFTQNRAVSAIVPGFIRQNVATGQPNDGYYCIVNNLSPSGNTDPNSPIPNGTNRVHSVWDIMGDHTGATDPLTGNLPVAPGANGGYFVAINAAYANSNAIQQTIGGLCPNTYYEFSAWFKNVCEYCGCDSTGDPSYNNGIPNTSFNGPDSSGVNPNLTFVIDGVDYYTSGNLKYTGQWVKKGFVYLTGPAQTSFTITIRNNAAGGGGNDWAIDDVTLATCTPNLDLQPSPSMQVCMRQAVDMFANIRCYFPNYIHWRWERSTDGGATWSNTGVSGTGNPQLNAGEYEYRAEYPTFLADSSIDNVRYRIRIASTVANLDNNSCSFVAGTHIQLTSQDCAVLPLTDIQAFSGKQVNGLANLQWTTNNEIPGTIFEIESSDNRTHFTKVGTMQSDLSGVNTYHFTDPAPLTRDRYYRIRIRNEKTFGYSKIIMLSNGDMNFAIKSLVNPFRERINFELITPGDGPATIVLMDTYGRPVKQMNIQVQKGFNVLELTKLDKLPAGVYIMQVQQQEQVITKRLIKSGP encoded by the coding sequence CATCGCCGTAAGCGCCGGAAATATTACACGCGTGCACTACGTAGATACCATACCCGCCAATACCACCTACATTCCAGGATCCTTAAAGATCCTGACCAATGAAGGATTGAGTTTTAAATCCTATTCAGATGCATCCGGGGATGACCCTGCTTACTTTAACCCCGCAGGTTACCTGCGCATCAACCTTGGCAGCACCTACAACAATGGCGGAGCTGTTAACCCCGGCGGCAATTGCACCAATACCACACCCTGGGCAGCGCCCGACGGCGGCACCATTCAATCCAACCGGGGAAGACCTTCTTTCTTTGGCAACACCTGTATCCTATCGGCTTCCTTCAGGGTACAGGTTAATACCGGGTTGGCTTACGGTACCCTGATCAATATACGGGGCGGATCATTTTATTTCCGCAACAACAGTACTGTCAATCAATCGCGTCCCTGCAGCCCCTACCAGGCTGCCCTGAAAGCGAATGCGGGCTTATGTCCCAATGCCATCGGCGCCAATGCAGTCATTGATTATGGCGGCACATTTGGAAGCGGGTTCACACAAAACAGGGCAGTCTCTGCAATCGTGCCCGGCTTCATTCGTCAGAATGTAGCCACCGGCCAGCCCAATGATGGTTACTACTGTATTGTGAACAACCTCAGCCCTTCGGGCAATACCGACCCCAACTCACCCATCCCCAATGGCACCAACCGCGTGCATTCGGTGTGGGATATCATGGGGGATCATACCGGGGCCACCGATCCTTTGACCGGTAACCTGCCGGTAGCGCCGGGCGCCAATGGCGGTTATTTCGTAGCGATTAACGCTGCTTACGCCAACAGCAACGCGATACAACAAACGATTGGCGGCTTATGCCCCAATACTTATTATGAGTTTTCGGCCTGGTTTAAAAATGTGTGCGAATATTGTGGTTGCGATTCAACCGGCGACCCTTCCTATAACAACGGAATTCCCAATACCAGTTTTAATGGTCCCGATTCATCGGGCGTAAACCCCAACCTCACGTTTGTCATTGACGGGGTAGACTATTATACCAGTGGTAACCTGAAATATACCGGCCAGTGGGTGAAGAAAGGATTTGTATACCTTACCGGCCCCGCACAAACTTCTTTTACCATCACCATCCGCAACAATGCAGCCGGCGGTGGTGGTAACGACTGGGCCATTGATGATGTAACGCTGGCCACCTGTACACCGAACCTTGACCTGCAACCATCACCTTCCATGCAGGTATGTATGCGGCAGGCCGTTGATATGTTTGCCAACATCCGCTGTTATTTTCCCAATTACATTCACTGGCGTTGGGAAAGAAGTACAGATGGCGGCGCTACCTGGAGCAATACAGGCGTCAGCGGAACAGGCAATCCCCAACTGAATGCCGGCGAATATGAATACCGGGCCGAGTACCCTACTTTCCTCGCCGACAGTAGCATTGACAATGTGCGATACCGTATCCGCATTGCCTCTACGGTGGCCAACCTGGACAATAACAGTTGTTCCTTCGTAGCCGGTACACATATACAATTGACCAGCCAGGACTGTGCTGTACTGCCGCTTACTGATATCCAGGCTTTCTCGGGAAAGCAGGTCAATGGGCTGGCCAACCTGCAGTGGACTACCAATAATGAAATTCCGGGAACCATTTTTGAAATAGAAAGCAGTGACAACAGGACCCATTTCACCAAAGTGGGTACCATGCAGAGTGATTTAAGCGGCGTGAATACGTATCATTTTACCGACCCTGCCCCTCTTACCCGCGACCGGTATTACCGCATCCGGATAAGGAATGAAAAGACTTTCGGCTACAGCAAGATCATTATGCTCAGTAACGGGGATATGAATTTTGCTATTAAATCATTGGTGAACCCTTTCCGGGAACGGATCAATTTTGAATTGATAACACCCGGCGACGGGCCTGCTACTATAGTACTGATGGACACTTACGGAAGACCCGTGAAGCAAATGAACATCCAGGTACAAAAAGGATTCAATGTGCTGGAACTGACAAAGCTGGATAAGTTACCGGCTGGTGTATACATCATGCAGGTACAGCAGCAGGAACAGGTTATTACCAAACGATTAATAAAATCCGGACCCTAA
- a CDS encoding T9SS type A sorting domain-containing protein gives MYPNLTPFLSRITMFLLVILFTATSLQAQVRFGNSYVNISKKTAGGTVQNGDTLEIRANFFFPQNYNSNIVYFVRYVDNIPTNTTYIGDSLRLITNEGLTYKRWTNAADTDPGTYLATPPAGQYNVRINIGRTATNPANNTATSSTGASYLRTGGSGQDKPYVGGGMLVTTAFRVRVTGNIGDTITLGAGQLRFKARNVSGDPDSIIQAIQYKILISDNIPICPNAVGRNFVAEAGGTFDSGTTQNRSYAPTFAIPNYNYSPLTYANNTGDGNYIVVNNLSPSASTFQDATKKPFCAAAATPPLAPAACENRMWQGHWDIIGDHTGSTTPAGNPPVAPGTRGGYMLVVNAAYPTSEAYRQFLTGLCPNTSYEFSLWVRNVCTNCGIDSNRVQTWRPGVNPNLTFVIDGLDRYSSGEIDTVGWMKKGFMFTTGPAQTSITISIRNNASGGGGNDWAIDDIALVTCNPDLNMLPGPSVAACVGQQIDIFSEVSSYFNSYVNWVWERSTNGGTTWSSTGTSGTGTPVYNGSAYEYTATYPSFVGTLADSGTLYRIKVASSLANLTNPDCSFSNNTIVVVRFSTCYVLNTKLLSFSGQLRNGYTALWWTTENEEAGAVFDVERSDDGTHFHKIGTVNARAAGMGATYNFTDPTAVSGTVLYRLKTIERSSHTYSRLVMVSNKPEPGIRSLVNPFTNKISFEIVSTEKGTAMITLTDALGRLVKHSRESFISGVNPVTLHGLEGFSKGMYTLRVQLKDKIINKQVLKLEQQ, from the coding sequence ATGTACCCAAACCTTACGCCTTTTCTCAGCAGGATCACTATGTTCCTGCTGGTCATACTGTTCACAGCAACCTCCCTGCAAGCGCAGGTTAGATTCGGGAACAGTTATGTGAACATTTCTAAAAAAACAGCAGGTGGCACCGTACAGAACGGAGATACATTGGAGATACGCGCCAACTTCTTTTTCCCGCAGAACTATAACTCCAATATTGTGTACTTCGTGCGGTATGTTGACAACATACCTACCAACACTACCTATATTGGCGATTCGCTGCGGCTGATTACCAATGAAGGATTAACGTATAAGCGATGGACAAATGCTGCAGATACGGACCCCGGCACTTACCTGGCAACACCGCCTGCAGGACAATACAATGTGCGGATCAACATCGGCCGTACGGCTACCAACCCTGCCAATAATACGGCCACCAGTTCTACAGGCGCCAGCTACCTGAGGACCGGAGGATCGGGACAAGATAAACCGTATGTTGGCGGCGGTATGCTGGTTACCACGGCATTCAGGGTACGGGTAACCGGTAATATAGGAGATACCATTACCCTGGGCGCCGGCCAGTTGCGGTTTAAAGCCAGGAATGTGAGCGGCGACCCGGATAGCATTATACAGGCCATTCAATACAAGATCCTGATCTCTGATAACATTCCTATTTGCCCGAATGCAGTGGGCAGGAACTTCGTAGCCGAAGCCGGTGGTACTTTTGACAGCGGTACTACCCAAAACCGTTCTTATGCACCTACCTTCGCGATCCCCAACTATAATTATTCGCCGCTTACCTATGCCAATAATACAGGCGATGGTAACTACATCGTGGTGAATAACCTGAGCCCTTCGGCCAGCACTTTCCAGGATGCCACGAAAAAACCATTCTGTGCCGCCGCAGCAACACCGCCTTTAGCGCCCGCAGCCTGCGAAAACAGGATGTGGCAGGGCCACTGGGACATCATCGGTGATCATACCGGCAGTACCACACCAGCCGGTAATCCACCTGTGGCGCCCGGCACCCGGGGTGGTTATATGCTGGTGGTCAATGCCGCTTATCCCACCAGTGAGGCTTACCGGCAATTTCTAACAGGTCTTTGCCCCAATACCTCTTACGAGTTTTCGCTGTGGGTACGCAACGTGTGTACCAATTGCGGTATCGACTCGAATAGGGTGCAAACCTGGAGACCAGGTGTAAATCCCAATTTAACATTCGTTATTGACGGGCTCGACCGGTACTCTTCCGGGGAAATAGACACTGTAGGCTGGATGAAAAAAGGATTTATGTTCACCACAGGCCCGGCGCAAACTTCCATTACCATTTCCATCCGCAACAATGCTTCCGGTGGTGGCGGTAATGACTGGGCCATTGACGATATCGCCCTGGTAACCTGTAACCCCGACCTCAATATGTTGCCAGGCCCCAGCGTAGCCGCCTGCGTAGGCCAGCAGATAGATATTTTCTCTGAGGTCAGCTCTTACTTTAATAGTTATGTAAACTGGGTATGGGAAAGAAGTACCAATGGAGGTACTACCTGGAGCAGCACCGGCACATCCGGCACAGGCACGCCTGTATATAATGGCAGCGCCTATGAATATACGGCCACCTATCCTTCATTCGTGGGAACACTCGCTGATAGCGGAACCCTGTACCGCATAAAGGTGGCCTCCTCTCTTGCCAACCTTACCAATCCTGATTGCTCTTTCAGCAACAATACTATCGTGGTAGTGCGGTTCAGCACCTGCTATGTATTAAACACTAAATTATTATCATTCAGCGGGCAGCTCCGGAACGGTTATACCGCCCTCTGGTGGACTACAGAAAATGAAGAGGCAGGGGCTGTTTTTGATGTTGAACGCAGTGATGATGGCACCCACTTCCATAAAATAGGCACGGTCAATGCCCGGGCTGCCGGTATGGGAGCCACTTACAATTTCACTGATCCCACTGCAGTATCCGGCACAGTCCTTTATCGCCTTAAGACAATCGAAAGAAGCAGCCATACCTACAGCCGGCTGGTGATGGTGAGCAATAAACCGGAACCGGGCATCCGCTCACTGGTAAACCCGTTCACCAATAAGATCAGTTTCGAAATAGTGAGCACCGAAAAAGGGACCGCCATGATTACCCTGACTGATGCCCTGGGCAGGTTGGTAAAACACAGCCGGGAATCTTTTATAAGCGGCGTAAACCCGGTAACCCTGCACGGGCTGGAAGGCTTTAGTAAAGGGATGTATACCCTGCGGGTGCAGTTAAAAGATAAGATCATCAATAAACAGGTGCTCAAATTAGAGCAACAGTAA
- a CDS encoding lipoprotein signal peptidase yields the protein MKIRTVALIIIGIIAVDQVLKIWVKTSMNYGEQIPLIGKWFRLFFIENEGMAWGWKFGGEWGKLALTLFRLVAVIFGVFYIRSIVRKKYHRGFIICVAMIFAGALGNLIDSMFYGLIFSPSDDGLPLAKLFPAGGGYASFLHGKVVDMIYVPIIENKVLPSWIPFWGGERFTFFSPIFNIADASISVGVIVILLFQRRFFKKHPHEDPRTTVETNSPVNDTVQVL from the coding sequence GTGAAGATCAGAACGGTCGCTTTAATCATTATTGGTATCATAGCAGTGGACCAGGTGTTGAAGATCTGGGTGAAGACCTCCATGAATTATGGGGAGCAAATACCTTTGATTGGTAAATGGTTCCGCCTTTTCTTCATTGAGAATGAAGGGATGGCCTGGGGCTGGAAATTTGGCGGGGAATGGGGTAAGCTGGCGCTCACCTTATTCAGGCTGGTAGCTGTGATCTTCGGTGTTTTCTATATCCGTAGCATCGTACGTAAAAAATACCACCGGGGGTTCATTATCTGTGTGGCTATGATCTTTGCCGGTGCATTAGGCAACCTGATAGACAGCATGTTCTATGGTCTCATTTTCTCTCCCAGTGATGATGGCCTGCCCCTGGCGAAGTTGTTCCCGGCAGGTGGCGGATATGCCAGTTTTTTACATGGCAAGGTGGTAGATATGATCTATGTGCCCATTATTGAAAACAAAGTGCTTCCTTCCTGGATACCGTTCTGGGGCGGAGAACGCTTTACTTTCTTTTCTCCCATTTTTAATATTGCCGATGCATCTATTTCAGTAGGTGTTATTGTCATATTGTTGTTTCAGCGACGTTTCTTTAAAAAACATCCGCACGAGGACCCACGTACTACAGTCGAAACCAACTCTCCTGTCAACGATACCGTACAAGTATTGTAA
- a CDS encoding bifunctional UDP-N-acetylmuramoyl-tripeptide:D-alanyl-D-alanine ligase/alanine racemase — protein MKYHLEDIVAIVKGKLLQQHGNALIEQLLTDSRKLIFPDTSLFFAIKGPRRDGHSFLEPLYEKGVRNFVVSEPADTALLPEANIIQVKDVLQALQLLAAHHRKQFSIPVIGITGSNGKTIVKEWLNQLLEEQYTIIRSPRSYNSQIGVPLSVWPMNDTHELGIFEAGISQSGEMDRLQKIIQPTIGIFTNIGEAHSEGFLNLRQKVNEKLWLFTHVKTLIYCKDAPEINEGVATLWQQFNKGGKGSFEIFNWSTVTEATVQVLTVFKDNGATLITALYKEQTISITIPFTDDASVENAIHCWCVLLHLEVMPAVIAQKMLQLGPVAMRLEMKKGINNCSVINDSYSADLSSFNIALDFLSQQRQHARKTVILSDILQSGRNEKELYKEVAQALQQRGVTRLIGIGDKMMQHQAIFRLATIPELAFYPTADALRHDFSHIPFRDETILLKGARVFELEQIDRLLEQKVHQTVLEIDLNALAHNLKQYQQLLKPSTRLMAMVKAFSYGSGSYEIANALQFHKVDYLAVAYADEGVELRKGGINLPIMVMNADESGFDVLVQYNLEPDLYSPGLLQAFETFLKREGIRRFPVHIELETGMNRLGFSPAELPVLLEALKGDTFTVKSVFSHLAASEEKQHDAFTQQQAAMFHSMVEAIQEVLSYPFLRHIANTAGIARHPDLQLDMVRLGIGLYGIDSGDTHKLELKEVSTLIATIAQIKQLKEGETVSYGRKGVVNRDTRVATVRIGYADGYPRNLSNGAGKMWVKGMLAPVIGTVCMDMVMIDITGIPHVQEGDEVVLFGRELPVSQVAHWAQTIPYEMLTGISQRVKRVYFEE, from the coding sequence ATGAAATACCACTTAGAAGATATTGTTGCCATTGTGAAGGGGAAGCTGTTGCAGCAGCACGGGAATGCGTTGATTGAACAGTTGCTTACCGACAGCAGGAAGCTGATCTTTCCGGATACTTCCCTGTTCTTTGCGATCAAAGGTCCCCGGCGCGACGGGCATAGTTTCCTGGAACCCCTGTATGAAAAGGGCGTACGGAATTTTGTAGTGAGTGAACCGGCGGATACTGCCCTGTTGCCCGAAGCGAATATTATACAGGTAAAAGATGTATTGCAGGCCTTGCAGTTACTGGCGGCGCACCACCGCAAACAGTTTTCCATACCGGTGATCGGTATTACGGGCAGTAACGGTAAGACGATCGTGAAGGAATGGCTGAACCAGTTGCTGGAAGAACAGTATACCATTATCCGCAGCCCGCGCAGCTATAATTCACAGATCGGTGTGCCCCTGAGCGTATGGCCCATGAATGATACGCATGAGCTGGGCATTTTTGAAGCGGGCATATCACAGAGTGGCGAAATGGACCGGCTGCAAAAGATCATTCAGCCAACCATCGGCATATTTACCAATATCGGCGAGGCACATAGTGAAGGGTTTTTAAACCTGCGGCAAAAGGTGAATGAAAAGCTATGGTTGTTTACCCATGTCAAAACGCTGATCTATTGTAAGGATGCGCCGGAGATCAATGAAGGCGTGGCCACGCTGTGGCAGCAGTTCAATAAAGGCGGCAAAGGGAGTTTTGAGATATTCAACTGGAGCACGGTAACAGAAGCCACCGTGCAGGTGCTTACTGTTTTTAAGGATAACGGCGCTACCCTCATCACGGCCTTGTATAAAGAGCAAACGATTTCCATTACGATACCCTTTACCGATGATGCGTCGGTAGAGAATGCCATCCATTGCTGGTGTGTGTTGTTACACCTGGAAGTGATGCCGGCTGTTATTGCGCAAAAGATGCTGCAACTGGGGCCGGTGGCCATGCGGCTGGAAATGAAAAAGGGCATTAATAATTGTTCTGTTATTAATGACAGCTATAGTGCCGACCTTAGCTCTTTTAATATTGCATTGGATTTCCTGTCGCAGCAGCGGCAGCATGCGCGGAAAACGGTGATCCTGTCGGACATTTTGCAGAGTGGCCGCAATGAAAAGGAGTTGTACAAGGAAGTAGCGCAGGCCCTGCAACAACGGGGCGTGACCCGGTTGATCGGTATCGGTGATAAGATGATGCAGCACCAGGCCATCTTCCGGCTGGCCACCATACCCGAACTGGCCTTTTATCCGACAGCAGATGCATTGCGACATGATTTTAGCCATATCCCTTTCCGGGATGAGACGATCCTGCTGAAAGGGGCCCGGGTATTTGAACTGGAGCAGATTGACCGCCTGTTGGAACAGAAGGTACACCAAACGGTACTGGAAATAGACCTGAATGCACTGGCGCATAACCTGAAGCAATACCAGCAGTTATTAAAGCCGTCTACCAGGCTCATGGCCATGGTGAAGGCATTTTCCTATGGCAGCGGCAGCTATGAGATTGCCAACGCCCTGCAATTCCATAAGGTAGATTACCTCGCCGTGGCTTATGCCGATGAAGGGGTGGAGCTGCGCAAAGGAGGCATTAACCTGCCCATTATGGTGATGAATGCCGATGAGTCGGGTTTTGATGTGCTGGTGCAATATAATCTTGAGCCCGACCTGTATTCGCCGGGTCTGCTGCAGGCATTTGAGACCTTCCTGAAAAGAGAAGGCATCCGCCGCTTTCCCGTGCATATTGAACTGGAAACAGGCATGAACCGGCTGGGCTTTTCACCGGCAGAGCTGCCGGTACTGCTGGAAGCGCTGAAAGGCGATACATTTACAGTGAAGAGTGTATTCAGTCACCTGGCGGCCAGTGAAGAGAAGCAGCACGATGCTTTTACACAGCAGCAGGCGGCCATGTTCCATTCCATGGTGGAAGCCATCCAGGAAGTTTTAAGTTATCCTTTTTTGCGACATATAGCCAATACAGCCGGCATTGCCCGGCACCCCGATCTGCAACTGGATATGGTAAGGCTGGGTATCGGGCTCTATGGTATAGACAGTGGCGATACGCATAAGCTGGAATTGAAAGAAGTGTCTACACTGATTGCCACCATTGCACAGATCAAGCAATTGAAAGAGGGGGAAACAGTGAGTTATGGCCGCAAGGGCGTAGTAAACCGGGATACCAGGGTGGCTACGGTGCGCATTGGATATGCCGACGGTTATCCCCGCAACCTCAGCAATGGCGCAGGCAAAATGTGGGTGAAAGGAATGCTGGCGCCGGTGATCGGAACAGTGTGTATGGATATGGTCATGATAGATATTACAGGTATTCCGCATGTGCAGGAAGGTGATGAGGTTGTCTTGTTTGGCCGGGAGCTGCCGGTAAGCCAGGTGGCGCATTGGGCGCAAACGATTCCGTATGAGATGCTTACAGGTATTTCCCAGCGGGTAAAACGGGTGTATTTTGAAGAGTAA
- a CDS encoding TerC/Alx family metal homeostasis membrane protein: MTRDQITYLVFGIVLVLAIVIDLGLFSKRATHISLKKAFWVSVFWVALGLSFGVFIWFELGKEMALEYISAYLMEKSLSIDNIFVFILLFNFFYVKEDYYARVLLIGILMAIVFRVLFITVGVELVNRFHWVLYIFGAFLIWTGYKMFTHDNKTDFNPADSPVYKWLRRFLPITMEDFGGRYIVRVDGKRMYTSLFVVVIMLATTDIVFAVDSIPAVMGISTHILVIYTSNIFAILGLRSLFFLLKGAVDKFSHLQQGIAFVLIFIGLKMLVEIFHIKVPIYVSLLVILVSIAASMVYSVALANRAKNNGNDAGHDRDLH; the protein is encoded by the coding sequence ATGACACGGGATCAAATCACTTACCTGGTTTTTGGAATTGTATTGGTTTTGGCTATTGTCATTGACCTGGGCCTTTTCAGTAAACGTGCCACGCATATATCGCTCAAAAAAGCTTTCTGGGTGAGTGTGTTCTGGGTAGCGCTGGGATTGAGCTTTGGCGTTTTTATCTGGTTCGAGCTGGGCAAGGAAATGGCCCTTGAATACATAAGCGCTTACCTGATGGAGAAAAGCCTGAGTATTGATAATATTTTTGTTTTTATTCTCCTGTTCAATTTCTTCTATGTTAAAGAGGATTATTATGCCCGGGTATTGCTGATCGGGATATTGATGGCCATCGTGTTCAGGGTATTGTTCATCACAGTGGGTGTGGAGTTGGTGAACCGTTTCCATTGGGTATTGTATATTTTCGGGGCCTTCCTTATCTGGACGGGTTATAAAATGTTTACCCACGATAATAAGACCGATTTTAATCCGGCTGATAGTCCTGTATATAAATGGTTGCGCAGGTTTTTACCCATTACTATGGAAGACTTTGGGGGCCGGTATATTGTGCGGGTAGATGGCAAGCGGATGTACACATCCCTGTTTGTGGTGGTGATCATGCTGGCCACTACCGATATTGTATTTGCGGTAGATTCCATTCCCGCAGTAATGGGTATCTCCACCCATATCCTGGTCATTTATACCAGTAATATCTTTGCTATCCTGGGTCTTCGTTCCCTGTTCTTTTTGCTCAAGGGAGCGGTGGATAAATTCAGTCATCTTCAGCAGGGGATTGCCTTTGTGCTCATTTTCATTGGCCTTAAGATGCTGGTGGAGATCTTCCATATAAAAGTGCCGATCTATGTATCCCTGCTGGTGATCCTGGTAAGCATTGCGGCTTCGATGGTTTATTCAGTAGCTCTTGCCAACAGGGCAAAGAATAACGGGAATGATGCAGGCCATGACAGGGACCTACACTAA
- the gldG gene encoding gliding motility-associated ABC transporter substrate-binding protein GldG codes for MKKLLASKYWWLFLLIVLVGINYLAAQFHYRLDLTQEKRYTLSAPTQKLLSSLNDQVIVTVFLDGEMPAGFRRLSNNARELLQEFKEAGKANIQFRFQRPGASEADSTGAFSMDSLMRMGLTPTNVRVKAKEGEGEEQRYLFPGALVSYHDRVIPVDFLQGTKATDGDPFSTLNNAEALLEYKFAHAIQKITAETVPAVGYLLGNGEPMTYNVYDLIEGALKPNYGFGFIPIDSVPVIPQEFNAIVIMKPTVKFTEAQKLKIDQYIMHGGKVIWLIDRLDASLDSLFRKKSDFVAFDFGLNLDDQLFRYGVRINADLVQDLQCDSLPLVVGNIGDKPQMNFQPWPYFPLLSSHAGHPIAKNIDLVLSMFPNSIDTVKTTGIHKTVLLATSSNARVLNTPAIVSLNSVKTEEDLKTFNRANIPVAVLLEGRFSSLYTHRLSQTMMDTLAGIYKQPFRAASAEENKMIVIADGDIASNVFRQGKGPMPMGFNQFTNYQYANKDFILNSIEYLVNPSGILETRAKDYTLRLLDPEKVENEKTQWQLINIGVPVLLVVLFGFIYQALRKRKYQ; via the coding sequence ATGAAAAAGCTACTTGCCTCAAAATATTGGTGGTTGTTCCTGTTGATCGTACTGGTGGGCATTAATTACCTCGCCGCGCAGTTCCATTACCGGCTCGACCTGACACAGGAAAAACGGTATACCCTTTCTGCCCCTACCCAAAAATTGTTGTCGTCACTGAATGACCAGGTAATCGTTACTGTATTCCTGGATGGCGAAATGCCGGCAGGATTTAGAAGATTGTCCAATAATGCCCGGGAATTATTGCAGGAATTCAAGGAGGCAGGAAAAGCCAATATCCAGTTCAGGTTCCAGCGGCCGGGCGCCAGCGAGGCCGATTCCACCGGCGCCTTTTCTATGGATTCCCTGATGCGGATGGGCTTAACCCCCACCAATGTGCGGGTAAAGGCAAAAGAAGGAGAGGGCGAGGAACAGCGTTATCTTTTTCCCGGGGCGCTGGTGAGCTACCATGACCGGGTGATCCCTGTTGACTTTTTGCAGGGCACCAAGGCGACCGACGGCGATCCTTTCAGCACCCTCAATAATGCGGAAGCCCTGCTGGAATATAAGTTTGCCCACGCCATACAAAAAATAACGGCCGAAACAGTGCCCGCGGTAGGTTATCTCCTCGGTAATGGAGAGCCTATGACTTATAATGTGTACGACCTGATCGAAGGGGCTTTAAAGCCCAATTATGGTTTTGGCTTTATACCTATTGATAGTGTGCCCGTGATTCCGCAGGAGTTCAATGCCATCGTGATCATGAAGCCTACGGTAAAGTTTACCGAAGCGCAAAAGCTGAAAATAGACCAGTATATTATGCATGGCGGAAAAGTGATCTGGCTCATAGACAGGCTCGACGCCAGCCTGGACAGCCTGTTCCGTAAAAAAAGTGATTTTGTGGCCTTCGATTTTGGACTGAACCTCGATGATCAGTTGTTCCGGTATGGTGTACGTATTAATGCCGACCTGGTACAGGACCTGCAGTGCGACAGCCTGCCACTGGTAGTAGGTAATATAGGCGACAAACCCCAAATGAACTTTCAGCCCTGGCCTTATTTCCCTTTGCTGTCCTCTCACGCAGGGCATCCGATAGCCAAAAATATAGACCTTGTATTGTCTATGTTCCCCAATTCCATTGATACGGTGAAAACGACAGGGATACATAAAACGGTGTTGTTGGCTACTTCCTCTAATGCACGCGTGCTGAATACACCTGCCATAGTATCCCTCAATAGCGTGAAAACAGAAGAAGACCTGAAAACTTTTAACAGGGCCAATATACCGGTAGCGGTGCTGCTGGAAGGCCGTTTCTCTTCGCTGTATACCCATCGTCTTTCCCAGACGATGATGGATACCCTGGCGGGTATTTATAAGCAGCCCTTCCGCGCTGCGTCTGCAGAAGAGAATAAGATGATCGTGATTGCCGATGGGGATATTGCCTCCAATGTGTTTAGACAAGGTAAGGGGCCTATGCCCATGGGATTTAACCAGTTTACCAATTATCAATACGCTAATAAGGATTTTATACTCAATAGCATTGAATACCTCGTGAACCCTTCCGGTATTTTGGAAACCAGGGCCAAAGATTATACCCTCCGCCTTCTGGACCCCGAAAAGGTAGAAAATGAGAAAACCCAATGGCAGTTGATTAATATCGGGGTACCTGTTTTGCTGGTAGTTTTATTCGGGTTTATTTACCAGGCGTTAAGGAAAAGGAAATACCAATAG